Genomic segment of Nitrosopumilaceae archaeon AB1(1):
TGCCAGATCGTTATGATATTTTTTATGCAAACGAATAGAGTCGATTGCCAGACTTCGATCATTATTAATAAATGATAAAATAGATCTCTGCTCGGCGTCCTCAAAATTATCAAATATTTTATGAATCTTCTCCAAATCGATTTGAGGTATCACAGTATTATAGACTAATTCTCCTAGCTCTACCACAGTGTCACCGGCGTTCTCTAGTATGTTAGCTGCCAATCTATAATCCAATGAATCAATACTTTCAAGATTAAATGTATCTGCAAGATGTTTATCTATCATAGAGCTACGAAGTAATCGAACAAGAAGAAAGTATTGACGATTCACCTCATTGTCTCTGTTTGATAATCCTTGTAGACTTGATTTATCTGATGATACACCTAAAACATCATTAAACATACCAAATACAAGCAAACTTATGCGTTTTAGAAGCTTTTCTGGATTTAACGTTGCTGCATCAAGAAGAAATTGTATGGTGATCTTTCCTGAATCTTCCTCAGTTATCTCCATGCCGACAAATCTTCTCATAGTATTTCTTATCTGCTCTCTGGCCTCATTTGTTATACTAGTCTTTGATTTTATTGCAATGACATCATAACCTAAGAGATACGCGCCTGTTATTGTTGCAATAATATTCTCCTCCTTAGGTAATGGATATGAGATTTCAACTTTTTTCTGTATACGTGTCTGTTTTTCAGGTGTGATCATTATACTACTAGCAGAATACTCAATCTCAACTTCAGACTGTTTATCCAATCCATTATTATCTACCCATTCTTTTGGAAGGCATACTAGTATGCTACTTCCTATCCTCTGTAGGCGTCGTCGTAGTTTAGCCAATTTAATTCAATTTAAATTATTTAATGCATATTTTTATATTTTTGTAATTATTTAAATTCAAATTATGGAAGGAATCGCGTTCTGCCCCGGACACATCACTGGATTCTTCAAGGCAGAGATAAAAAAGTCTGCAGAGAAGACCGGTTCCCTTGGTGCAGGATTTTCAATACAGTATGGTGTGAAGAGTAGAGTGAGACTAGTTGAGAAGACAAGCATTCCATTTGAAATCACTACAACTGGATTTGATACAGATAACACCAATGTATCAGAGTATGTTTTACAATATTTTATGAATAATAGTGTGATTAATCATACCATACAAGTAGAGCAGCATATTGAGATTCCAGTTGGATACGGACTAGGAAGTAGTGGAGCTGCTGCACTATCTTTGGCATTTGCACTAGACAAAGCTCTTGATACTAGATATAGTAAAGAGAGAATTGCACTAATTGCACACAATGCAGAGATTGATTGTAAGACTGGACTTGGTGATGTATTGGGATCGTACAAGGGTGGAATAGAGATTAGAACAAAACCCGGAGCTCCGGGTATTGGTAAAGTAGAGTTGGTAGATGATCACTCTCACAAGGTTGTATTGATTTGTTTTGCACCAATTGCCACAAAAACATTTATGAAAAAATTATCTACAATAAATGGACTTGGAGGTAAGATGGTAAAACAATTTCAAGCATCAAAAGATATCTATCATTTTCAAGACATGTCAATAGAGTTTGGAAGACATGTAGGAATTATCACTGAACGTCTGGGCAGAGTCATTGAAGAGTTGAGAGATGAAGGCATAAAGTGTGGAATTGCTTTTTTTGGCGAGACCATATTTACGATAATAAAGGAATCAGAGATTAGTCGGGTACAAAAAATTGCCTCAAGGTATGATACTGCACGAGTAATTACTACTCAAATAGACCACAAGGGTCCACGATTAATTGAATAGCCTTGATTCCCAAAAATCACCCCCGAGCCGAATCGTTGCGCATCAGAGAATTATTAATATCCGGATATGAGGACGGGCTTGTTGCAAGAGAGGGGTTAATTGCTCATGGAAGAGGAGAGATGTTTGATTATATCATTGGTGAGAAGACTACTAGTAGTGCAAAATCTGCGATAAAGTCTGCAGCATATTCAC
This window contains:
- a CDS encoding GHMP kinase; amino-acid sequence: MEGIAFCPGHITGFFKAEIKKSAEKTGSLGAGFSIQYGVKSRVRLVEKTSIPFEITTTGFDTDNTNVSEYVLQYFMNNSVINHTIQVEQHIEIPVGYGLGSSGAAALSLAFALDKALDTRYSKERIALIAHNAEIDCKTGLGDVLGSYKGGIEIRTKPGAPGIGKVELVDDHSHKVVLICFAPIATKTFMKKLSTINGLGGKMVKQFQASKDIYHFQDMSIEFGRHVGIITERLGRVIEELRDEGIKCGIAFFGETIFTIIKESEISRVQKIASRYDTARVITTQIDHKGPRLIE
- a CDS encoding phosphate uptake regulator PhoU, whose translation is MAKLRRRLQRIGSSILVCLPKEWVDNNGLDKQSEVEIEYSASSIMITPEKQTRIQKKVEISYPLPKEENIIATITGAYLLGYDVIAIKSKTSITNEAREQIRNTMRRFVGMEITEEDSGKITIQFLLDAATLNPEKLLKRISLLVFGMFNDVLGVSSDKSSLQGLSNRDNEVNRQYFLLVRLLRSSMIDKHLADTFNLESIDSLDYRLAANILENAGDTVVELGELVYNTVIPQIDLEKIHKIFDNFEDAEQRSILSFINNDRSLAIDSIRLHKKYHNDLARFRVQLEKRSRVPLTLLEVLTMIDRITQSWSDIVDLVKPLYK